The Lewinellaceae bacterium DNA window TGGCCGGAAACCAACGTTTGTTCCGATGGAAATGGTGGCAGCCTGCATCCGCGTGGTTATGGCGCTTTTCCGCGCTTTATTCGGATGTACACCCGTGATTCAGAGGTGCTCTCCCTGGAGGAAGCTGTCCATAAAATGACAGGGCTTACAGCGCAACATCTGGGTATCCGGGACCGGGGAATTATCGCTCCGGGTAAGTTTGCAGACCTGGTGTTATGGGACCCGCAAACGATCACCGATCATGCGACAACAGCACAACCCCATGCGTTATGTACCGGTATCAAGGCGGTCTGGGTCAATGGGGTTCAGGTATGGGATGGGAAGGACGCATCCGGAGCGCTTCCCGGCAGGGTCATCCGCCGGGAATAAGCCTGGCTATGGATAGGATATATGGCGTGGTTTTCTCATCTTGCACGCGCTTTGGCGTCGTTTCAGACGTCCGTCATAAATAACAAATCTCAGAAATCGATGATACTTAGTGACGTATCCATCCTGGAGGCTATCGAAAAAGGTGAAATCGTCATCGAGCCTTTTCGCCGGGAGAGTTTAGGTACCAATTCTTACGATGTCCGCCTGGGTAAATACCTGGCTGTGTATCAGGATGATGTACTGGATGCCCGTCTCCATAACCAGATCAGGGAGATTGAGATTGGCCCCGAGGGATATGTGATCCAGCCGGGGATACTCTACCTGGGTGTGACCGAAGAATATACGGAGACCCATAACTCGGTACCTTTTCTGGAAGGTAAATCGAGTGTCGGACGGCTTGGCATTGACATCCATGCCACGGCCGGTAAGGGTGATGTCGGTTTTTGCAATACCTGGACTCTTGAGATATCCTGTGTTCAGCCGGTACGTATTTATGCGGGTATGCCGATCGGTCAATTGATCTATTTTCAGGTTGAGGGCCCGGTTAACCGAATGTACCACACCAAGAAGGATGCAAAGTACACCACGCGTACCACCAAACCGGTAGAATCCATGATGTGGAAAAATAAATTCTGACAAAACGCAATGCCGGGATATGGTTGACAACTTTGCGGCCGTTAAAAATTTCCTAAATCCGATGTGCTCCCGCATAAGCATGCTATTTTTGTAACTATGCAATTTGTGTTTCCATCCTTTCTTTGGGCCTTTGCGCTCCTCAGCATACCGGTTATCATTCATTTATTTTACTTCCGACGCTTCCGCAAGGTTTATTTTACCAATGTGCGCTTTCTGCGCGAAGTAAAAGATGAGACCAGCAGCCGTAATAAATTGAAAAATTTGCTGGTACTGCTTTCCCGCGTCCTGATGGCTTCCTTCCTGATCCTGACCTTTGCTCAGCCCTTTATTCCCCTCAACAACAAGGTGGACGAGGGTCGCAAAGCTGTCAGTATCTACGTCGATAATTCGTTTTCGATGAAAGCTCAGAGCTCGGATGTACCGTTACTGGATAAAGCAAAAAGCCGGGCCCGGGAAATAGTGGAAGGATATAATGAAAGCGATCAGTTTCAGATCATCACCAATGATTTCGAAGGCCGTCATAACCGGTTTTTTAATAAGGAGGACATCCTTCCCATCATTGATGAGATCACGTACAGCCCGCAGGTGAAAGATATGAAGCAGGTGATGGAACGACAACATCAGCTCTTCAACCAGGCTCATCAGTCGCAACCAGTATCGTATCTGATCTCCGACTTTCAGGATCGCATTACTAACTTGCCTCCTGACCCGGACACCTCCTTTCATACCAATCTGATCCCCATTCAGAGTGTGCAGGAGAAAAACGTGTCGATTGACAGCTGCTGGTTTGGCGCTCCCGTGCATGTGCTGGGTCAGAATAACCCACTGTATGTGCGGATCCGAAACTATGGCGATCAGACCGTGGAAAATGTACGGCTATCGGTCATTCGCAATGGCCAGGAGCAACCCATGGGATCCTCCTCCATCGCGGCCAATGCCAGTACCGTGGATACCATAAATATTCAGACACTGGAGGCAGGATGGCACGAGATGGTAGTAAAGATCAGTGATTACCCGGTGACATTTGACGATACCTATTACCTGACATTTGATGTAGCTCAACAGGTGCGCATCCTGTTGTTGTACGCCGGCTTGCCGGATCGCTACCTGCAGGCGGCACTGGCAGGACTGAAGAATTTCCAGGTCACCGCCCAATCCGCTCAGAATATTGCCTATTCGGAATTTGGGAATTATCAGCTGATCATCCTGCAGGACTTGCCGGGCATTTCTTCTGGTCTGGGGTCAGAGCTCAGGCAATACCTCGAAAATACCGGTAATGTATTGATTTTCCCGGCCCATAACATCGATTTACAGAGTTACAATGCCTTCCTCCAGTCGGTACCGGCAGGTCAATTGTTTGCTCCGGACACCCTGCACCGACAGGTATCCCAGATCAATACGGAAGAATTCATTTACAACAATGTCTTCGAACGTATCAGGCCTAACTTGCGCCTCCCGGAGACCAATTATAATTTCGGTATCTCACGTGCCGGCAGGGCTGCTGAAGAGCCGCTTTTAACTTACCGGGATGGCAGTGCCTTCCTGATGAAATACCGCGTAGGAGCAGGCCAGCTCTATCTTTCGGCGGCCCCGATCAATCCGGATGACAACAACCTGGTCAATCAGCCGGAAGTATTCGTTCCTTTATTATTCAAAACGGCGCTGGCCAATGCCGAGAGCAAGGAGATCGCATATTGGATCGGTGGCAATAATACCATTACCATGGAGCGGCAATCGGGTAGCGACGCAGTTTTTGTTATCCGCGGAGCTCAGGAATGGATCCCCAAACAGACGACCGTAGGCAATGTTGTCTACCTCGACACGGAGGAAGAACCCGGGGAAGCGGGATTTTACGAGGTATTGTGGGATAACACCCCGCAGGCAAAACTGGCATTCAACTTTGACCGCAAAGAATCGGACCTGTCCATCACGCCATTGAGTGTCCTCAAAGACCGCTACGGGGCTGCTTATACCTTTCTCGATGACGCACAGATCGCCGATTTCTCAAAATACATTCGTGACCAGATCAGCGGCATCAGCCTGTGGCGGTACTGTCTCTGGCTGGTATTGTTTTTTCTGGCCCTGGAAGTCCTTATCCTGCGATTCTGGAAAACTTAACCTATGGATGTCCTGCTCAAAAAATGTACGGTAATTGACCCTTCCGGTCCCCATCATCGCAAAGAGGTGGATGTACTGATCCATAATGGGGTCATCGAGAAGATCGGGAAGCGCCTGACCGCTCCGAATCAAAAATGCAAACTGGTTGAGGCCAATGACCTGCATCTAAGTCCGGGTTGGTTGGATATTATGCCCTGGCATGGTGAACCGGGTTTCGAACAGGTGGAAACGCTGACTTCTTTATGCGCCGCAGCCAGCTCCGGAGGGTACACGGCCCTTGCGCCGGCACCAAATACGTTACCGGTTGCTGACCAGTTTAATAATGTTCGCGCCCTCCGGCATTTTCAGAATCCACAGGGAGTCAGGATCCATCCCCTGGGGGCCTTATCGGTTGGAACTGAGGGGAAGGACCTCACCGAGATGTATGACCTTACCCAGGCCGGAGCCGTTGCCTTTACGGATGGATGGAAATCGGTCCAGCATAGTGGATTGCTCCTGCGGGCCCTGGAATACGTACGTCCGCTGGGACGTACGGTCATCAACCAGCCTCACGAACGTCACCTTGAAAATGAAGGTCTGATGCATGAAGGGGTGACCAGTACCTTGCTGGGCATGAAAGGTATCCCTGCATTGGCTGAGGAGATCATGGTTCACCGGGATCTGGAATTAGCCCGGTATGCTGGTTCATCCATACACATCCTTAATATCTCCAGCAAAGGTTCCGTCCGGCTGATCAAGGAGGGTAAAAAACAAGGCATTCCGGTCAGCGCCAGTGTGGCGATCATGAACTTGCTGGCTGATGATGAAACGATCAGGGATTTTGATGCGGTCTACAAGATCTGGCCTCCATTGCGTGGGACGGAAGACCAGAAATCGCTCTGGTCCGGTGTTAAGAACCAAACCATTGATGTGATCACTTCCAATCACAGTCCGTCCGACCAGGAGCATAAAGACCTTGAATTTGCCTATGCCGCCTATGGCATCACCCAGTTACAGACCTGTTTTCCTGCTTTTAACTCGGCGTACCCGGATGAACTCGACACCTTTGTAAGCGCGGTCAGTGCAAACCCACGCCGTGTCCTTGGCTTGAAGAAGTTGATGCTTGAAGTTGGGCAGGAAGTTGAAATGACTCTGTTTAGCCCAACGGATACCTGGACTTTCAGCCGGCCTAAAAATAAATCGCTGGCAAATAACACACCATTTTTTGACCGTGCATTTACCGGAAAGGTTATCGGGACTATCATTGGTGATCAGCTAAACCTGATTTGAAATGTCCTGACGAATCAGTACATTTAAGAAAATATCAGACGATGGAACCAATCGATACCACCGAACAATTACCGGATCCGCAAGAAGTAAAATTTGGACGTACTGCGATGCGCTTCGGACTTTATACCGGACTTATC harbors:
- a CDS encoding BatA domain-containing protein; its protein translation is MQFVFPSFLWAFALLSIPVIIHLFYFRRFRKVYFTNVRFLREVKDETSSRNKLKNLLVLLSRVLMASFLILTFAQPFIPLNNKVDEGRKAVSIYVDNSFSMKAQSSDVPLLDKAKSRAREIVEGYNESDQFQIITNDFEGRHNRFFNKEDILPIIDEITYSPQVKDMKQVMERQHQLFNQAHQSQPVSYLISDFQDRITNLPPDPDTSFHTNLIPIQSVQEKNVSIDSCWFGAPVHVLGQNNPLYVRIRNYGDQTVENVRLSVIRNGQEQPMGSSSIAANASTVDTINIQTLEAGWHEMVVKISDYPVTFDDTYYLTFDVAQQVRILLLYAGLPDRYLQAALAGLKNFQVTAQSAQNIAYSEFGNYQLIILQDLPGISSGLGSELRQYLENTGNVLIFPAHNIDLQSYNAFLQSVPAGQLFAPDTLHRQVSQINTEEFIYNNVFERIRPNLRLPETNYNFGISRAGRAAEEPLLTYRDGSAFLMKYRVGAGQLYLSAAPINPDDNNLVNQPEVFVPLLFKTALANAESKEIAYWIGGNNTITMERQSGSDAVFVIRGAQEWIPKQTTVGNVVYLDTEEEPGEAGFYEVLWDNTPQAKLAFNFDRKESDLSITPLSVLKDRYGAAYTFLDDAQIADFSKYIRDQISGISLWRYCLWLVLFFLALEVLILRFWKT
- a CDS encoding dihydroorotase, whose product is MDVLLKKCTVIDPSGPHHRKEVDVLIHNGVIEKIGKRLTAPNQKCKLVEANDLHLSPGWLDIMPWHGEPGFEQVETLTSLCAAASSGGYTALAPAPNTLPVADQFNNVRALRHFQNPQGVRIHPLGALSVGTEGKDLTEMYDLTQAGAVAFTDGWKSVQHSGLLLRALEYVRPLGRTVINQPHERHLENEGLMHEGVTSTLLGMKGIPALAEEIMVHRDLELARYAGSSIHILNISSKGSVRLIKEGKKQGIPVSASVAIMNLLADDETIRDFDAVYKIWPPLRGTEDQKSLWSGVKNQTIDVITSNHSPSDQEHKDLEFAYAAYGITQLQTCFPAFNSAYPDELDTFVSAVSANPRRVLGLKKLMLEVGQEVEMTLFSPTDTWTFSRPKNKSLANNTPFFDRAFTGKVIGTIIGDQLNLI
- a CDS encoding dCTP deaminase — its product is MILSDVSILEAIEKGEIVIEPFRRESLGTNSYDVRLGKYLAVYQDDVLDARLHNQIREIEIGPEGYVIQPGILYLGVTEEYTETHNSVPFLEGKSSVGRLGIDIHATAGKGDVGFCNTWTLEISCVQPVRIYAGMPIGQLIYFQVEGPVNRMYHTKKDAKYTTRTTKPVESMMWKNKF